The region tggaaattatcacccctaagctcaggaatttcggtaaggatttcagcgaaactagaggatgatgaagaagctgcaggaataggattacaaacttagattttgaagattgaggcttaatgaagtcatgttttaccaatgtataacatgctgaagaatgaaattttattaaacaaaattgtctgtgggctaaattttaaatttaataaaattggatgtaaaGGATGGTAGATTATTCAATCGAATTATTTAGGCTAAATTAAGGTTTCATACTTCTATCTTTGTTAAattttatgataaaactattaaattaattttcataactcatgtgggtaaattaagaaaattaatttaatatattatcctaattaattatataaatataataaaatccctgtggggtaaaattattatatctatataattaatcacaatttatgtccattatgtgatcttttcaaattaatatataattttatataattaaagatgttgtggctactccctaattatgtaaaattatataGTTCACTAGatattatgttttaggctctaaggaaacctaagaacaatttcgttataacataataggcaatcacagagagtagtgctcctagtgtggtcgtccgaagatcattaaaaaccgttctagattgagcatttgtctcagtttcatgcgttcttacgtcaaccacaaaattgtttatgaattattcataattttattcaccctaaatgttttatgaatattttatgaataaattatgaatattaatgtgctaaatattattcaacatATCTTAATGTatgaatataatctaaatatatctagcatAATTATGGAATATACAacgtatttaaaattataaagtcatacatataaaattaaagataattatactaagaataaattttgcatgaagaataacataataatcatacaaattagtataattaaatatatgtacgaaaataaatacaataattccatatatatacttaatggcagaaaaaatcatgctaaataagacaataaCACATTTACtgatttggtgaattaataaaataattgcacaaacttaagtgtaaaataaaatgtaattatattcttaaaataacacaattatttaatattgcatgaataatgAAAATATATCATTCAATAAATGcaccaaaatcaagtaattacacattttaattaatttctaaatatataatataccaaaattatatgttttaattaaattggcaaaagaattaaaaaaataaaatttattgtccaaataaacattaaaatgaagaaaataataaaattccaaaataaatcaaaaatgtaattttcttcaatttttcttaatttttttttttaaatctgccATGTCTTTTTCCCCTTATTATTGTCGTATGACCCGTCAAACGACGGGTCATTTTTCTGCAGCAGGGGGAAACGATTTCcccctgctctgataccaaatgttagattaaaaTAAATGTAAGCATATGAACAATCttatatacatgtaggcggaattaatatatagaattaacatatacaaaaagaggatcgaatattgtatacctccagccattgcaattgataacctcgatctatctttagatctacaaaagaaaagagacagaagttagaacgagtacacgggcttccaagctctcactaactcttttagatggagttacagAAAGTCTGAATGAGCAGTGAGCTTTGGGACcagtactctatatttatagagtgagacctaccttcagagtctctgccacagattgagatatttctctcaatcagttgggatatgaaaaatcgggtaacaacaaaatcaggtaacaaataatgttgaccattaattagaatattttgtcaataaattaaatattgactttaatatattaaatcaattagttgtaacaaattaattttatataccaaataaataaatattctaacatttaGTTGTTAGCGAAAAAAAATTAGTCTATCAGATAGTGTGATTGCATTTGCCATAGAAACATTAACATTTTTATTGTTATTAGTATCTTTGTATCTAACGTTTAATATCTTTAATGGATTGCTTacttttcaaaacaaaaaaaaaaaccccaaaaGAAAAAGTATAAAAACAAACGGGtcatcatttttttaatataatataaacGCTAATATGTTAAAATGAATGTGTTGGTGTAACGTGCACtattcaaacatatatatattataagtctGTTGAGTGTACGTAGACTCATCAATCGAAGTGTCATGATTCTTCTCATTAGCATTAATAAGCCTTAAGAAAACAaactaataatatatatataaaaattattgtttttgtcgaaactaatatatattatgtatagCCTAATGATCCAAAATATCGGAAATCTTTTCTCTACAGAAAAATAACATGTTATTGCACATTTgcctaattttatttataaaatttattaattattttttataaatttatattaatgtcatataagttttgaaataaatatcatattttaattaaattttttttttttatgtttatgtttgttctagtttttgaatttgggagtgacaacaagaaattatatattatacgtttaatataatattaaatattatatatgcatTTTAACTTTAAATTTATTGGAAGTTTGTTAaaaaaagcaatttgttgctaattcacaatatattatatttaatatgatattattaaattaagtttaagtttaattaaattttatttaagttataaaaaatatgattttattatttaaaataattatcatggtaaaatatctcaaaaatatcatattttaatttgtttaattatttattatttttaaataattatcatgataaaatatctcaaaaatatcatattttaatttttttaattatttattttatttaatttaaatttaagtgtttacaaactacaattaaatataaaaatattatgttaaatataaaaatataccGTTAAAAttaaccttaaaaaaataaaaaaaatcattaaaacaaaaaaaattcgttatgtacacatttattatatagaagagatattattGTCATTGTAGccgtttatataaatatatatatatatatatatatatcacaaaatGGACCAATAACTGAAATTAAAGTCGTCTTAGTTGTGTAGATCccaatgaaaaataattaaagcaTTTTTAAATGCAAGTGGGAATTTGaactttaaataaaaatatcatgAAACATTTTTGTCCCTGCTTATCATGTCTGCGCTATAATGCATTGGCAGGGTAGCTTGAACTATGAAGTTATGTAAAGTGTTTAAAGACTATATATTGAGTACTCTATATAAGGAAGCTTTGTTAAGAGATATTTATACGTGGTCATGGAACAAGAATATCACCAACTAGAGGCTAATGGTGATTATTATGAGAGTACCAATAAGGAATATGTTCCTCCAGCTTCTGCTCACATCATCGGCCTTGGTATGTATTTGATTTTTGATTATTTTCTAATAAAGTACCATTGCTAATCTTCGTATGTATACATGGTTAAGATTATTAATCCTCATGGTTTTCTTTTACCATTTTCTTCTGTTCTTTTGCTTTTAGATCAAATTTTGTATTAGTTTCTTATCTGGGACTGTTACGAATTATATCGATGTATGGATGAACTTGAATGTGCAGATTCATGGCAGCAAGTTGGGTTGATGTTAGTGACTAGCTTAAACTGTGGATACGTACTGAGTTTTTCAAATCTCATGTTGGTGCCTTTGGGTTGGAGATGGGGTATCACATGCTTGCTTGTTGTGGGGTTTTACACTGCCTATGCTAATTGGCTTCTAGCTTCATTTCACTTTGTCAATGGCCAAAGATTTATCAGATACAGAGATCTTATGGGCTATCTTTATGGTGAGGCATATCACTATATATTCCAAAATGCTGTCTGCTATAATTAAAAAGTAGTTGACAATTTTTCTCTTTCTTATTTTGCAAGGAACAAAAATGTATTACATCACTTGGGTTTTCCAGTTTATGGTTCTTATTCTTGGTAACATGGGTTTCATTCTCTTTGGTGGAGAAGCACTTAAGGTATTACCAACTCTTACCAAAACATGTTTATATGAACATGTTAATTATAAGTATAAACTCTAAGAAATTTCCCTTAATTCTCAAAACATAGGAAGTTAATTCGATACTCAGTGACCACCCCTTTAGGCTGCAATATTTCATAATCATCAGCGGCATGGCGTTCTTCATGTTTGCCTTTTTTATCCCAACAATGTCTgccatgagaacttggattagaGCCTCTACTGTTATCACCTTCTCATACACTGTCATCCTCTTGATGTTGATGATCAAAGAAGGTAAACATTCTAGTTCACATAATAAATATTGATCAATAATAATATTCATGTTTATACAACATACACAACGCATTTTTCTGAAGGGAAAACAAACTTGGAAAAAAAAAGTTATGAGATCCCCGGAAGCAAACTTGGGAAGGTGTTCAATGGCTTAGGTGCAATTTCAGCGATTGTTGCTTGTAACACTACTGGTGTGTTACCAGAGATACAGGTTTAGTAGTTTTGTATGATCTGAGTTCGATCTGTCTTCACATTAATTAATAAGTAGTAATATAGAATTAATTTGATGCACTacaatattattatatacataatttattttaaaaagctATATATTTCAGTCTACTCTGAGGGAACCAGCTGTGAAAAACATGAGAAAAGCAATTGGTTTACAATATAGTGTGGGACTCATATTCTACTATGGTGTTAGCATTGTTGGATACTGGGCTTATGGCTCTGAGGTATCTGACTACCTTCCCAAAGAGCTTAAAGGTCCAAAATGGATTAAAGTCCTTATCAATCTTGCTGTCTTTCTCCAAACAATTGTATCCCAACATGTAAGCAaatctcaatatatatatatatatatatatataatactttgAAGCAGAGAAAACCTCTCCTAACTTATAATCTTAACTTTgggaaacaaaaacaaaaacttaTTAGATGTATGTGACACCTATTCATGAGACACTCGACACCAACTTCCTCCAACTCGGAGAGAGCATCCATTCGAAAGAGAACATCAAACGCAGATTCTTTCTCCGATTGGCCTTCTTCGCAGGGAACACATTGGTGGCAGCAGCCTTGCCTTTCATTGGAAACTTTGTGAATCTGTTCGGTTCACTTTCACTCATTCCAGTTACCTTTGTGTTTCCAAGCATTATTTTTCTCAAGGTCAGTTTATTATAAAGATAATTGTATGTTTCAATcagtgattattattcttataTCATCATTAATTTGAACTAAAAAGTATCatcatttttcatttttgttggtttgaatttttcattGTCACAGGTTAAGGGTAAGACAGCAAGAATTGAAAAGAGCATGTGCCATTGTTTCAATGCtgttcttttttctcttctcgCAGTTGTGACTACTATTTCTTCGCTTCGGTTAATAGTAAACAATGTTCGACAATTCCATTTCTTCGCTGATTCGTGACCCCATTAGTCACTATAAATAGCATGTTAaacctttttattttaaagtcatttataaatatattaccaGTTTTACTTTTACCACAACATACCTCTTCCAAGACTTCCATTTCACTAGTGTTCATAATCCAAGATTTGAGGAAAGGCCAAATGTGTTTGCTAACGATTTTGGTATACTTATTTTGATTGAGTTTCATATATATAGTAGGTATAAATTTGTGAAGCcttcttaatatatatatatatattggtatcTTTACAAAGCTCTTATATGTTCTTCTCGGCaaataacactaatttattccaaTAGTATATCCCCATCTTCGAACACATAGATCCCCATTTTATATTAAATACTATACTTACTCCCCACGCCTTATTTACCATTTAAAAAACATTAAATTTAAAGTGAAAATTATAGTTATAgtgttttttattatttgtttaacaAGTTAAGTCTCCCTCTTAACTTGAATTGCAATAACTTTTTTTACACTTGATTAAGATTCAAACAACTTGTTTCACACGCATGCAATATGCTGATTGAAGTATGTTTtcgaaaatattaaaaatttcgCAAAAATTTGTGAAAAGTTTCTTACATGCCAAAAACAAAAAAGGGCCCAGCGATGGTCCCTTTTCGAGTGTAATACTTGGGAATTTTTCTAAATTagtaagttttaaaaaaaaattatagtaatAAAATGGCAAAGAAGAAAACAAACAACCAATATATTTAACAAATGATAAAAATACTATAATTATagttttttcttataaaaaaagtTAAGGACTAAATTGTAGAATTTAGTAGAAAATAAGAACCTATATGCTCAAAAAATTTAAATGGGAATTAAGTGATCTATTGATATAAAATGGAGAGCTCGTGTGCTATTTATCAATTCTTCTTATTTCTTTATTCTTTTCCCCCGAATTAGAATATTGACAAAATAAATGTAATTAATcgtaaaaatctgaaaaataaacTAATACAAGAGGAGATTATGAGAAGAATTGAAGTGACAGCAGTTGTTGAAAGAAATATAATGCAAATTAAGAATAATactattgttatattatttcatataatataatgttagattaaataatgtggcAAAATGTGATTTGCCACACAAATATGATTTGTCACGCCTTTTAACATTTTACTGAAAGACAAAATTAGACACATATGTGTGCTCAAATGTagcatattttggagttacaaatatagttacaaatttgtaactcctaaatattacccaataatgtgtagattgtatgttacacatttgagtttggatttcacaaagccattatgaaatatggttgttagagaCATATTTTTAACTCACATTAGATGTATGGAGGACACAAAATTATTTGGGAAAGGGTTTGGGACGTttggaaaaactgaaattttggAAGCTGAAATTGTCTGTGGACGCGGCCACTGATTATCCCTGGCCGCGGGTTGGGGAATAGagatcagtggctgcggccacagatACTTCTGGTCGCGGTCAGGGGTCCTgacaaccaattttttttttcagttttttccaatttgaatagttctaacatctcatgtaactcccaaatctccattttaattccataaacatccaatttaaaagtttaaatttcatatagtgatagaaatgagaagaagaaaattttataaatgaggttcattagtttctaatcttctttgcttttgcaaatatagtggttagacactactacaaatataggctttctctgcgcttttttctCAAAAGCGCAAAAAAAATGTTTGAATGAGtctaaaatatcacatttaatacctCCATACTATTTTATTGTGGTTTTAAAAAAAACGCAGTGTAAAGTTTGAAGAATAGGGTGGCGGGGACTTTTCCCCGCAGTCCTTTAGAaagaaccgcagagaaaagtgtacgACTTTTCTCCGTGGTTTTGTAAAGTACACTTTTCTCTGTGGATTTTGCTACACAATCGCAGAGAAAAGTACTTATTTCGTGCAAAACAAACCCGAGACCCTACTTCCCCTCATTATCCATTTGACACACGAGAGAAAGATCAGAGAACGACTCTGCCTTTGTCCCCAGCCACGGGTAAGTTCCATTTTCACCATTTtactttgcttttttttttttttcattttcttgcatattaacACTTTAAATCATGTACATATACCTACTATTGATTTATGTTGAAGTTTTAGGACAAAAATGAAGCAATATTGAGTGAATTTAATGGGGTTTCAATATATGTTTATAAGGTGGTTTTCAAGCTTTTTTCTAATGTTTTTGAAAGTTTATataggattagaagacattttcacTGTTCAAAATAGGTATTGATCGCtaaaactatatttattttttaatatatatttcagttttttggtattttttatattatttacctaattattggttttttaataaagttaatattaattatgttaaatctttaaaatgtattgtattttacataatttttatattataatatttttatttacataatttattatattataatattatttcttacataatttttatattatttaaatattgattttttaaaaagtttatttttgttaattatattattttaggatcaattcaattaccatatatttactaaccaatgtttaaatttttattgtaggaaatatttgtttgaatttgaggtgtgttaaaattgttgaagattaattttgaatgtgagtaataattactacttaatttttatttttatttttgatatttacaaactattgttagaggagtttgaatatattagatattcaaccgtagtgaagtaggttttgagataaaattgtgtgatGTGGAGATAAAAGAAGGTTGAggacatgtgtgtcttagtgaaatAGGTTCTGCGAATTATGTGTGTTGCGGagacttatggttgagaacatgcatgttgtttgttgtatgttttgtttgatttgaatttataggtagtaataaattgggatatgctataaaacagaggaaactctgcccaattttttttaagattaatatattaattgaacatgttttatgggttaatatatgtaataattatgtttgtttatgttgaaattgtaaatacagatgaattttggatatgttctagaaatagaggaaactctacccatttcattttagaatttattaattgaacatatttttgttcaattacaatattaattttcttttcattattgacttaggaattagataaatattatcattatggataaaccatggattcttgagaacagagaaacacaacaatttcaagacggattcaaccaatttttagaattttgccaaacaaattaTTGTAGTAATtcggaaagaattcattgtccatgtacaaattgtggtaatggatcaaaaggaaatattaccacaataaagaatcatgtattttgtcgagggtttgatacaagttatcgtacatggtattgccatgtggaatcattgaaaaataataatccatatccattcgggacgaggggttgatgatttgggttatagtgattttgacgaacatcctatggaattgctcgatgaagcacaatAAGattttgttgatgatccttcaaaatttgatgAATTGGTTAGATATGCAGATAAATCATTATTCAATAGTTTTCTGAAACAAAGATTGCCAACGATGgtgaaattttacaacataaaagcagaaaatgaagttagcgataaatgttttagtcaatttttagctgcttttaaggAGATTTTTCTGTAAGATAATTGCTTCCCTGAATCTatgtatgaagtgaagaaaactttaaattgcataaggttgaagtatgagaagatccatgcatgtccaaacgattgtgtgttatatcataaagtgtatgcagacatggacacttgcccagaa is a window of Humulus lupulus chromosome 4, drHumLupu1.1, whole genome shotgun sequence DNA encoding:
- the LOC133828870 gene encoding proline transporter 3-like, whose amino-acid sequence is MEQEYHQLEANGDYYESTNKEYVPPASAHIIGLDSWQQVGLMLVTSLNCGYVLSFSNLMLVPLGWRWGITCLLVVGFYTAYANWLLASFHFVNGQRFIRYRDLMGYLYGTKMYYITWVFQFMVLILGNMGFILFGGEALKEVNSILSDHPFRLQYFIIISGMAFFMFAFFIPTMSAMRTWIRASTVITFSYTVILLMLMIKEGKTNLEKKSYEIPGSKLGKVFNGLGAISAIVACNTTGVLPEIQSTLREPAVKNMRKAIGLQYSVGLIFYYGVSIVGYWAYGSEVSDYLPKELKGPKWIKVLINLAVFLQTIVSQHMYVTPIHETLDTNFLQLGESIHSKENIKRRFFLRLAFFAGNTLVAAALPFIGNFVNLFGSLSLIPVTFVFPSIIFLKVKGKTARIEKSMCHCFNAVLFSLLAVVTTISSLRLIVNNVRQFHFFADS